TCAGGCAAAACTTCTTCAGCATTTATTGTCTGAGCAACAATAAAGACAAAAGGGACCTCTCCTTCCACCATAACCAGTTCCACAGGAAGCATCCTTTCTCCTACTCTTCATTGGCTGAACAGATTGTCCCTTTATCTTAGCACCTGCCCTCCATGTAGTAATAGCTGTTTGCTATTTCTAAATAAACGTTATACTCTTTGAGGTTAGACAAGGGATGCTAATTTATCACAATTCTAAGAGTTACTGTCTTCTAATTTTCTACTAGTGACACAGATTTTTAAACGGCCTTACAAGTCTTTGTCAGTACAAATAAAGGAGCTGTAAAGAGTGTTGGTCCAGTCAGCAAGTAAGGTGGAATCcgcaaaaaggcaaaggaaggttCAACCCAAGTGTTTCTGGGAACAAAAAAACACACTGTAAAAAACACtaagaacaacaaacaaactcCACCCAAGGAGGCCGATTAGTTGAACCCTGGATGGGGCGAACTGCCAAGGGATAACACAGGCTGTCTCAGGGTTGGGCTCTGGTGATTAAACCAAGTTGTCTGACCCACACTGCTCGTCCTCAAGCGTTGGGGGAGAGCGCTTCCATTCGCAGAAGGGAGTCTGCCATTTGTTCCCCGGGTCGCTCCCGCCGCCCTGCTCCCCTCACCGACTCGTTCCCCTCACCTGGCCCGCTCTCCCGccgccctgctcccctccccggcCCATAGCCTTCCAGCCGCCCTACTCCCCTCACCGACCCGCCCTCCCGCCGCCCAGCTCCCCTCACCCGCCCGCAAGCCTCTCAGCCGCCCGGTTCCCCTCAGGGGCCAGCAAGCATGCCAGTCGCCCCGCTTCTCTCACCTGCGCGCCTGACGTCCCTCCCCACTCAAGGGCccgccctccgccccgcccccgtcACGGGCCCgcctccctcccagctcccctcgTGGCTCGCCGCCCCGGCCCCCGCCAGCTGACCCGGCTGGCTCCTGCTAGAGGGCTCTGGTTCCTGTTTCTCTTACCTCAGCGGGGCGGCGGAGTACGGCCTCGACGGGCTGCGCTGACCCGGAACTGCTGAGGCGGCTGCGAGGGCCGGCGCTCGGCTCCTCCCGGGCTTTCCCCGCGCCCCTCGGTGCCCAACCCTCTTCCCCCGAACTCGCTCGTGCCTCCCTGCGGGTCGCTGGCCTGGTCCAGCCCGGTCCTCCGCAGTCGCGGGGCCCCAGCCGTCGTGCCCACGCCAGGCCGGGCGCCCGTGGTCGGTCGGCGGTGAGGTGGGTGAGGTGGGGCAGGCGCTGCTGCGGCGGAGTCGCGGGGTCGGGCTTAGAATTCCAGGTGCCACGCTCGTGGCTTCCGGGTTCCGTCCAGGCTCTGGGCGGCGGGTGGCGGCGGCCGGGCGCCTCGGAGCTCGCGGAAGACTGAGAGTACAAGCCAAGGCGGAGCGCCGGCAGGCGGTACGGGGAAAACTGCCTGCGTTGTGCGTCGGTGGGTCAGAAAGTCCCAAGGGGGCGGGTGGAGGCGGTGGAGGCGCCAGGGCAGGTGGAGACCGAGCGCAGGaccgggcggggcggggaggacaGATGCTTTTTGTGGCATTTCCCAAGGCAGAAGGGAGTATGGTCGTCACCCCCCTCGCTGCTCTCGTTTTTCAAAATTGGCGAAATGAACCTCAGTGGGAGCCCAGTTCGGTACGGAGTGGAGGTTGGGAGTGGCTGCAGGAGAAAAGCGTCCCGGGCCAAGGGGGTCACCACCAAAGGCGGCCTCTGAAGAGAAACCGActgccagggctgggaggggagaagaTCCGCGCCTGGGAGAGCGGGTGATGGTGGTGCTGGTACCGAGTAAGGAAGTAGGTGGGTAGCACGTCTGATCCAAATCACTCACCTGGAGTGCTGTGTAAATCCTGGAATCGTCTCAGCTTTTATCcccttaaaaaatgtatattttaggtGCAGCTCCCATTAACCTATTGAAGGCCCCGATATTTCATATGAAGGGTATGACCTAACATGCCAGTCATGTCAGGATTAATGATATACATATAAGATAAATTGACACCCTGTAATTAAAAAGCAGGACTTTGTCTAAGTTAATAAGTaattcccgggcgcctgggtggctcagttggttaaacgactgccttcggctcaggtcatgatcctggagtcccgggatcgagtcccacgtcgggctccctgctcagcagggagtctgcctctctctctgaccctcccccctctcatgctctctatctcattctctctctctcaaataaataaataaaatcttaaaaaaaaaatcttaaaaaaaaataagtaattcccTACTTAAAATTTGCTGTGTGAAaaaacatcacacacacagagtaaCTGTTGTTCTGCTGGAAAGATGTACAAATCACTTTCACAAAACGAATTAAGAGATGGTTCCACTCTTATGGTTCTCTTAGGACAAATAATGGACTATCTTTGCTTGGAATCGTCTAGATCTactattttgttatgtttttagatcagtgaaacttttttttttttaaaacgtaGGTACAAATTTCTAACTATGAGAAGATTGATATAATTTTGCATTCTTAGGCTAATTTTTCTTTATAGGTGATTTCTAGGAGGTACAGAAATCTTTGAAGGGCTTTGTACCATATTGAAGGATGGCAGAAGCAGTGTTGATTGATTTCTTTGGTTTGAAATTTAACTCTCAGAAAAATAGTCATCAGGCATTACTGAAGACATTGAATGCTGTCCGATACCACCATGCTGCCAAGGCCAAGTTTCTTTGCATAATGTGTTGCAATAACATCAGCTGTGAAAGGAATGGTGCACATAATAACTGTGAATTAGAAGCAAGCAATGGATTATCAACTCTCCTGAGAGAATTTGAGACTGTTAGCAATCCTAGTATGGCTGCCTCCTTGTATACTATTAAGCAgaaaattgatgaaaaaaatttgaGCAGCATTAAGGTAATTGTACCCATGCACCGGAAGACATTACTGAAGGCTTTTATTGATCAACTCTTCACCAGTGTTTACAGTTTTGAGTTTGAAGACTTACAGGTGACTTTGAGGGGAGTTCCTCTGAAACAATCCACTGAAATAGACATGATCACAGCTCAAGAAGTAGAAGCAATCCAGAATGAAATACAAACATATTTGAGAAGTCTGCCAGCACTGAAAGGAGAGTTAACCATTATCACATCTCCTTTGATCTCAGGTATGTTAAACACTGTTGTTTCTACTGTATACATGAAAAACTAGTCTTTCTTTAGAGCTTGTTcgcctttttttccctcctttcttttgtAGACTATAGGTTTATGAGCTCATTGGCATCAGTTGCAACATGGGAGTGTGAGGGATGTCAAGGGATATCAAGGGATAGTCCCTTCGGAGCCAcccttaataaataaatttgttttatgcAAATTCAGTTTTAAGACAAATCCCCCAGCCTTcctttaaaatgagatttatgACCCTAAGCATCTCCTATTTAGAAATTGTGATACCTTAACTCATTGGCACcttcacagaagaatgaaattttagaaaatcaatcTTACTTCTTGGTTAAATGATATTTAGTGTGGGCTATATGCTGTTAGGAATAACAAAGACAAAGGGGACAGAAGATACTCTGAAGAGCAATAATCCCATGGGGATggtaaagaaaacacaaagccaTATGTAACAAGAACACATGAGGTACACAGTGCTGTAGAAATTGGAAGCCAGGAAAACATGCAGCTTGAGGTGATCATAGAAAGTCTTAGTGAGACACTGGGTTTGTAACATTTTATAGTCTTTTgtatagtgtatttttaatctttattacttctattcaacagatattttcttACATGGATTTACTACAAGAACAGGTGGAATATCTTACATCCCAACTCTTAGCTCATTCAATCTCTTCAGTAGTTCCAAAAGAAGAGATCCCAAGGTCGTTGTTCAAGAAAATCTGCGTAGGTTGGGGAATGCTGCAGGATTTAATGTGGAGAAATTTTACCGAATAAAGGTaaaattttgtttcatgttttagaatatctaaaatatattcttgACTGTGCTAATGACTACATGGACTTTAATCAAGCTATTTAACTTTTGCATCTtgtgttttatctaaaattttaggATAATGCTTATGGTTGTTTTTCTTAGATCTGTACACTATAGCCTAAAAATCAATTCTATGATAGGTATCTTTCACCTGAAGTTCAATGTATCTAAAAGTACAGTCAATTCTTATAGTACCACTGCCCTTTTTGATTTAGAAGGAAGATTCCAGAATGGTGGGAAAGGCCATTCAGCATTCGGAGGAACTAGGATCTCTATTGATGCTTTGTTTCTTACAGAATTCTAGCTTTATTTGGGtcaggaaaagtaaaaatatctttaatttggTAATTAATTTAACTTCTTTCCATAAATAGTACTTTATGGAAAGTGCTGCAAGTAGAGATTTACCCATCTCTAGTAGGAGATATTTGTGATGGACTTTATTAAATTGTTAAGTGTTAAAGTCTGTTTTCCTTTGCATAAAATATGCAGAGATTATAATACCAAAAGTTAAATGACAAGTAAGTTTGGTATTTTACCATAGAAGTgatatttttaatgcttattaGTAATATTAAActagttatataattttatacaaaatgAGTATTTTCAGAAAAAGCTTATGGTATGAGAaattcttctttcaaaatatttttatcacacATCTTTGGTATTAGACTGATCATGCCAGTGACGTCTGGATTATGGAAAGGAAGGAACCTGAATCTTATGATGGAATCACCACAAATCAGAGGGGAGTCACAATAGCAGCTCTTGCTGCTGACTGTATACCAATTGT
Above is a window of Neomonachus schauinslandi chromosome 3, ASM220157v2, whole genome shotgun sequence DNA encoding:
- the LACC1 gene encoding purine nucleoside phosphorylase LACC1, which produces MAEAVLIDFFGLKFNSQKNSHQALLKTLNAVRYHHAAKAKFLCIMCCNNISCERNGAHNNCELEASNGLSTLLREFETVSNPSMAASLYTIKQKIDEKNLSSIKVIVPMHRKTLLKAFIDQLFTSVYSFEFEDLQVTLRGVPLKQSTEIDMITAQEVEAIQNEIQTYLRSLPALKGELTIITSPLISDIFLHGFTTRTGGISYIPTLSSFNLFSSSKRRDPKVVVQENLRRLGNAAGFNVEKFYRIKTDHASDVWIMERKEPESYDGITTNQRGVTIAALAADCIPIVFADPVRKACGVAHSGWRGTLLGIAMATVNAMITEYGCSLEDIIVVLGPSVGPCCFTLPRESAKGFHNLDPECVRLFDSPNPCVDIRKATRILLERGGILPQNIQDLNQDLNLCTSCHPDKFFSHVRDGLNFGTQIGFISIRE